A region of Larimichthys crocea isolate SSNF chromosome X, L_crocea_2.0, whole genome shotgun sequence DNA encodes the following proteins:
- the map2k7 gene encoding dual specificity mitogen-activated protein kinase kinase 7 isoform X1: MSSLEQRLSRIEEKLKQENEEARRRIDLNIDMSPQRSRPRPIIVIQLSPAPAPSQRAALQLPLANDGGSRSSSSESSPQHHPYPSRPRHMLTLPTPPYGLQKSLENAEIDQKLQEIMKQTGYLKIDGQRYPAEVTDLISEGEIGSGTCGQVFKVRFKKTDHVIAVKQMRRTGNKDENKRILMDLDVVLKSHDCPYIIQCYGAIVTNTDVFIAMELMGTCAEKLKKRIQGPIPERILGKMTVAIVKALLYLKERHGVIHRDVKPSNILLDAKGQIKLCDFGISGRLVDSKAKTRSAGCAAYMAPERIDPPDPTKPDYDIRADVWSLGISLVELATGQFPYKNCKTDFEVLTKVLQEDPPLLPLSMGFSLDFQSFVKDCLTKDHRKRPKYHGLLGHSFIRRYEVLEVDVAGWFQTVMDRTESPRSSQCYSHQHQLHSLFIAGPQPKPARCAYLNLPRPVTHQTKSLLDTEN, from the exons TCATCGTGATCCAGCTCAGTCCTGCTCCAGCCCCTTCCCAGCGTGCAG CACTCCAGCTGCCACTGGCCAACGATGGAGGCAGCCGTTCATCGTCTTCAGAGAGCTCGCCTCAGCACCACCCTTATCCCAGCCGCCCGCGTCACATGCTCACCCTGCCCACACCTCCGTACGGCCTACAGAAGAGCCTAGAGAA TGCAGAGATCGACCAGAAATTGCAGGAGATCATGAAACAGACGGGTTATCTGAAGATCGACGGTCAG CGGTATCCAGCGGAGGTGACAGACCTGATCAGTGAGGGGGAGATCGGCAGCGGCACATGTGGACAGGTCTTCAAAGTGCGATTCAAGAAGACCGACCATGTCATTGCTGTCAAA CAAATGCGTCGTACAGGAAACAAGGATGAGAACAAGAGGATCCTGATGGACCTGGATGTGGTGTTGAAGAGTCATGACTGTCCTTACATAATCCAGTGCTATGGCGCTATAGTTACCAAC acgGATGTTTTCATTGCCATGGAGCTGATGGGAACGTGTGCTGAGAAGCTGAAAAAGAGAATCCAGGGCCCCATCCCAGAGCGAATCCTTGGAAAGATGACCGTTGCA ATAGTGAAGGCATTGCTGTACCTGAAAGAAAGACATGGTGTCATCCACCGGGACGTCAAACCCTCCAACATCCTCCTGGACGCTAAAGGTCAGATCAAACTGTGCGACTTCGGGATCAGCGGACGCCTCGTCGACTCCAAGGCCAAGACCCGCAGTGCAGGCTGTGCCGCCTACATGGCG CCTGAGAGAATAGACCCTCCAGATCCCACCAAACCTGACTACGACATCCGAGCAGACGTGTGGAGCCTTGGCATCTCTCTG GTGGAGCTGGCCACGGGACAGTTTCCTTACAAGAACTGTAAGACAGACTTTGAGGTTCTGACCAAAGTGCTGCAGGAAgatcctcctctgctgcctctcagCATGGGCTTCTCCCTCGACTTCCAGTCCTTCGTCAAAGACTG CCTCACAAAGGATCAcagaaaaaggccaaaataCCACGGGCTGCTG GGGCATAGCTTCATCCGGCGTTACGAGGTGCTGGAGGTGGACGTGGCCGGTTGGTTCCAGACGGTGATGGATCGCACCGAGTCTCCTCGCAGCAGCCAGTGTTACAGCCATCAGCACCAGCTCCACTCGCTCTTCA TTGCAGGGCCACAGCCAAAGCCTGCTAGATGTGCATACTTAAACCTTCCACGCCCCGTCACGCACCAAACCAAATCACTGCTAGACACAGAGAACTGA
- the map2k7 gene encoding dual specificity mitogen-activated protein kinase kinase 7 isoform X2, with amino-acid sequence MSSLEQRLSRIEEKLKQENEEARRRIDLNIDMSPQRSRPRPTLQLPLANDGGSRSSSSESSPQHHPYPSRPRHMLTLPTPPYGLQKSLENAEIDQKLQEIMKQTGYLKIDGQRYPAEVTDLISEGEIGSGTCGQVFKVRFKKTDHVIAVKQMRRTGNKDENKRILMDLDVVLKSHDCPYIIQCYGAIVTNTDVFIAMELMGTCAEKLKKRIQGPIPERILGKMTVAIVKALLYLKERHGVIHRDVKPSNILLDAKGQIKLCDFGISGRLVDSKAKTRSAGCAAYMAPERIDPPDPTKPDYDIRADVWSLGISLVELATGQFPYKNCKTDFEVLTKVLQEDPPLLPLSMGFSLDFQSFVKDCLTKDHRKRPKYHGLLGHSFIRRYEVLEVDVAGWFQTVMDRTESPRSSQCYSHQHQLHSLFIAGPQPKPARCAYLNLPRPVTHQTKSLLDTEN; translated from the exons CACTCCAGCTGCCACTGGCCAACGATGGAGGCAGCCGTTCATCGTCTTCAGAGAGCTCGCCTCAGCACCACCCTTATCCCAGCCGCCCGCGTCACATGCTCACCCTGCCCACACCTCCGTACGGCCTACAGAAGAGCCTAGAGAA TGCAGAGATCGACCAGAAATTGCAGGAGATCATGAAACAGACGGGTTATCTGAAGATCGACGGTCAG CGGTATCCAGCGGAGGTGACAGACCTGATCAGTGAGGGGGAGATCGGCAGCGGCACATGTGGACAGGTCTTCAAAGTGCGATTCAAGAAGACCGACCATGTCATTGCTGTCAAA CAAATGCGTCGTACAGGAAACAAGGATGAGAACAAGAGGATCCTGATGGACCTGGATGTGGTGTTGAAGAGTCATGACTGTCCTTACATAATCCAGTGCTATGGCGCTATAGTTACCAAC acgGATGTTTTCATTGCCATGGAGCTGATGGGAACGTGTGCTGAGAAGCTGAAAAAGAGAATCCAGGGCCCCATCCCAGAGCGAATCCTTGGAAAGATGACCGTTGCA ATAGTGAAGGCATTGCTGTACCTGAAAGAAAGACATGGTGTCATCCACCGGGACGTCAAACCCTCCAACATCCTCCTGGACGCTAAAGGTCAGATCAAACTGTGCGACTTCGGGATCAGCGGACGCCTCGTCGACTCCAAGGCCAAGACCCGCAGTGCAGGCTGTGCCGCCTACATGGCG CCTGAGAGAATAGACCCTCCAGATCCCACCAAACCTGACTACGACATCCGAGCAGACGTGTGGAGCCTTGGCATCTCTCTG GTGGAGCTGGCCACGGGACAGTTTCCTTACAAGAACTGTAAGACAGACTTTGAGGTTCTGACCAAAGTGCTGCAGGAAgatcctcctctgctgcctctcagCATGGGCTTCTCCCTCGACTTCCAGTCCTTCGTCAAAGACTG CCTCACAAAGGATCAcagaaaaaggccaaaataCCACGGGCTGCTG GGGCATAGCTTCATCCGGCGTTACGAGGTGCTGGAGGTGGACGTGGCCGGTTGGTTCCAGACGGTGATGGATCGCACCGAGTCTCCTCGCAGCAGCCAGTGTTACAGCCATCAGCACCAGCTCCACTCGCTCTTCA TTGCAGGGCCACAGCCAAAGCCTGCTAGATGTGCATACTTAAACCTTCCACGCCCCGTCACGCACCAAACCAAATCACTGCTAGACACAGAGAACTGA